From the Diospyros lotus cultivar Yz01 chromosome 13, ASM1463336v1, whole genome shotgun sequence genome, one window contains:
- the LOC127788017 gene encoding uncharacterized protein LOC127788017, with amino-acid sequence MEAASSSFQQARAAMVASLGEEGIVSEQGSHGRRGAAIDGGWSTGSWWREVAARSFSGGYGDCGSCSACGERGGSRGGGWAWPREGCAQGEGVGKKKKKKKKKKKKKKKGAGGDENCENSRGIVRKIQEMI; translated from the exons atggaagccGCAAGTTCgagcttccagcaagctcgTGCGGCCATGGTCGCAAGCTTGGGTGAAGAAGGGATAGTCAGCGAGCAGGGAAGCCATGGACGACGCGGAGCAGCCATCGATGGCGGCTGGAGCACCGGTTCATGGTGGCGCGAGGTGGCAGCTAGGAGCTTCAGCGGCGGCTATGGCGATTGCGGCAGTTGCAGCGCATGCGGTGAGCGTGGAGGCAGCCGCGGAGGCGGCTGGGCATGGCCGCGAGAGGGCTGTGCGCAGGGTGAAGGCgtagggaagaagaagaagaagaagaagaagaagaagaagaagaagaagaaaggcgCAGGGGGTgatgaaaattgtgaaaattcaAGAGGAATTGTGAGGAAAATACAg gaaatgatttaa